In the Pseudochaenichthys georgianus chromosome 1, fPseGeo1.2, whole genome shotgun sequence genome, one interval contains:
- the LOC117447833 gene encoding E3 ubiquitin-protein ligase RBBP6-like, with amino-acid sequence MTRPSSPTGTQTGGTRHGGRWQRQWGELTDSSPSMSLAQLAKTANLVDANASEDDKIKAMMSQSNHEYDPIHYSKKAVGPPPAHYTCFRCGKAGHYIRQCPLLLIQDKSVEGPKPVRISKGIPQSFMVKAEPGTKGAMLTSTGEYAIPAIDAEAYAQGKKERPPFVPHDQSSSEDDTDPIPDELLCPICNDLMTDAVVIPCCGNSYCDDCIRTTLLDSEEHICFTCKQSDVSPDNLIANKFLRQAVNNFKNETGYTKQLRKQVQNSAPPPPRLQLLRQSRQQDPLMAHIPQPPPPTITPPTAPPVRVPSPAAAPSPAAPAPASPSAPTPPHADSVEELLKEVDSPAPEPVVDHHSPMHSTSHSEPPPRGEVDPETYVRPDSSGPSESGPPQNYRLPVMGHPPPLRPPPHPPHPPPHPPHLPGHQSRPHHQSHRGGGRPWERFNRGRPEHPPPYLQTGPPPAPIPPMYPAPSMYPPPPQSYPPPYSSGPGLLPPVMGYPPQPVYVPGPPRLNPPWVPPGVQPPLMPLPPMPQPPLSKEDFYRQRHHRQDNVTSKLDEFTKDFHKELMKYRNAPKRRKPSYSRSRSYSRSPFSRSPYSRSRSRSRSYSYSASRSRSRSHGRSYPRSPYSRRNGRSYGRSRSRSRSRSRSYGYRRSGSPRSPPPFRPGGWEGAEGAGPGPGPVPYRSRTRSPGPGPGPGPGPAGFRPRSPGGRKPPPRELPPYEMKGPSPGGNDRWEKERYRQWEKEYAEWYNKYYKGYDNQHPSMHHKGRGSRDREKDRMSPLNRDYSPQGRGRRGREERGAPPHHPQSSSSSAAKSSSKLLKTKKVKKKRTGDESESSHQSVDRGDATPVRDEPMDDVPSLLKSPPSSSKASAASSKAPSSKGAASKPSTKSTSKTQSDKTKKDKALKVKAKVKMEGVRVKTEKVKKKTVEAVVTKKKDSSSSSSSSATKPLKTVKPKQEDTPNPTTPKKEKSKSSAVRPPLLKTPPLSSLHHPSLHDGLRQGHDIHGRRDLPQGGGLLPLPHQHGLPLLLHRPPSPDSRRRMGEEGRSILGPPPGKLRRIDGLGGGVDIMSHSHMSHQPPMSHQPPLHRLSHSDRPGLLPIPGSREMGRGEAERGSIRPLMDLQVKPLTQRRIKLNRDLGRKGSTETPPSDRAPSGPEKTPSTSDRSAAANVSEGDRASSAAEGAGRKERSASAERGVSRERPGSAGDRPQGSDREQSRTSGQDRERDRGSDRDRERGTASERDRERGTPSDRDRERDRGSQKIAVTVERDPEAERSVRTERKNSGSGGRSVSLDKMTIAEKSSTSRSSTEPQEKPSTSSKEKGEGSERSAKSHRSVSKDRAERSVPVGEKPAAAAAAPPPPPHREAVKDSEVPVAKSKPKISRKVLTSSTKSTQETKRESDKDQKSASSKPAEQPPSSPVGARSPSLSPAASPAREEPVIQPPPRSKWEREEDEEGQENGLTAPKEPSPAPQKSRGREGQSEAPKPVRGEGPDATREERRGVAREEKKARAPREEGKGVRTTQTNSDKPTKIKLGREEGRGGREEGRAAKRDEGRGVTGKEERAAEGRGGGGPEPRRQRLCSDLGRETDEAAFVPDYSEGEGSEAERGRSGSVSNSQPSTPTPTPSNHSGTATSTTGDKKKKKHKKHKKHKKHKKHSVQEKEGEQKEHKHKHKKKKHKKSKDKDVEEEDEEKMEKAEEVASC; translated from the exons ACTGATTCTTCTCCGTCTATGTCACTTGCCCAACTCGCCAAG ACGGCTAACCTGGTTGACGCTAATGCATCAGAGGACGACAAGATTAAAGCCATGATGTCTCAGTCCAATCATGAATATGACCCAATACA TTACTCCAAGAAGGCAGTTGGACCTCCGCCTGCTCACTATACCTGCTTTCGTTGTGGAAAGGCTGGCCACTATATTCGACAATGCCCCTTGCTCCTG ATCCAGGATAAGAGCGTGGAGGGTCCTAAGCCAGTAAGGATCAGTAAAGGCATTCCTCAGAGCTTCATGGTGAAAGCAGAGCCAGGCACTAAGGGAGCCATGTTAACCAGCACTGGAGAATACGCCATACCTGCAATAGATGC GGAGGCATACGCACAAGGAAAGAAGGAGCGGCCTCCGTTTGTTCCGCACGACCAGTCATCATCTGAGGACGACACAGACCCAATCCCCGACGAACTGCTGTGTCCGATCTGCAACGACCTCATGACGGATGCCGTAGTGATACCCTGCTGTGGAAACAGTTACTGTGATGATT GTATCAGAACAACCTTATTGGACTCCGAGGAGCACATCTGCTTCACATGCAAACAGTCCGACGTTTCACCGGATAATCTTATCGCCAACAAGTTTCTTAGacag GCTGTCAATAACTTTAAGAATGAGACGGGATACACCAAACAATTGCGCAAGCAGGTCCAAAATTCAGCCCCGCCTCCACCGCGCCTCCAGCTGCTCCGGCAGTCCAGGCAGCAGGACCCACTGATGGCTCACATCCCTCAGCCCCCTCCTCCTACGATCACCCCCCCCACTGCCCCCCCAGTAAGGGTCCCGTCTCCcgcagctgctccttcacctgcTGCTCCTGCTCCTGCATCTCCTTCTGCTCCTACCCCTCCTCATGCTGACTCTGTTGAAGAACTGTTGAAGGAGGTTGATTCTCCAGCCCCCGAACCTGTTGTTGACCACCACTCTCCTATGCACTCCACCAGCCACAGCGAACCACCCCCACGCGG TGAGGTGGATCCTGAAACTTATGTGAGACCAGACTCATCAGGACCCTCTGAAAGTGGACCACCG CAGAACTACCGTTTACCTGTAATGGGccacccgccacctttaaggccacctcctcatcctcctcatcctcctcctcacccTCCTCATCTTCCCG GTCACCAGTCCCGGCCACACCACCAATCTCACAGGGGGGGAGGAAGGCCCTGGGAGAG GTTTAACAGAGGCAGACCGGAGCACCCCCCCCCTTACCTCCAGACAGGCCCACCCCCTGCACCTATTCCTCCAATGTACCCAGCACCCTCCATGTACCCTCCCCCACCACAGTCCTACCCACCTCCGTACTCCTCTGGCCCTGGCCTTCTCCCTCCTGTCATGGGTTACCCACCCCAGCCTGTGTATGTCCCCGGACCACCACGGTTGAACCCCCCCTGGGTTCCCCCTGGTGTCCAGCCCCCTCTCATGCCACTGCCCCCCATGCCTCAGCCCCCCCTCTCAAAAGAAGATTTCTACAGACAGCGACACCACAGACAAGACAA TGTCACATCCAAACTAGATGAATTTACTAAAGACTTCCACAAAGAGCTTATGAAGTACAGAAATGCACCAAAGAGAAGAAAACCATCTTATTCAAG ATCCCGGTCCTACAGTCGCTCTCCGTTCAGCCGCTCTCCTTACTCTCGCTCCAGATCAAGATCCAGGTCCTACTCTTATTCCGCGAGTCGATCCCGCTCACGCTCCCATGGCCGGTCCTATCCCCGCTCCCCTTATTCAAGACGTAATGGACGTAGTTATGGACGCTCACGTTCAAGGTCCCGCTCTCGCTCAAGGTCTTATGGATATCGGCGCTCTGGCTCCCCACGGTCCCCTCCCCCTTTCCGCCCAGGAGGCTGGGAGGGAGCAGAAGGAGCCGGACCCGGTCCCGGTCCCGTACCCTACAGGTCACGCACTCGCTCCCCTGGCCCTGGTCCTGGTCCTGGTCCTGGCCCTGCTGGTTTCCGTCCCCGCAGCCCTGGAGGACGAAAGCCGCCCCCCCGGGAGCTCCCACCGTATGAAATGAAGGGTCCGAGTCCTGGTGGCAATGACCGCTGGGAAAAAGAAAGGTATCGAcagtgggagaaggaatatgcagAGTGGTACAACAAGTACTACAAAGGCTATGACAACCAACATCCCTCAATGCACCACAAAGGTCGTGGCAGCAGAGACAGGGAGAAGGACAGAATGTCCCCATTAAATAGAGACTACTCCCCCcaagggagaggaagaagagggcgTGAAGAGAGAGGTGCTCCCCCTCATCATCCTcagtcttcctcctcctcagccGCCAAGTCCAGTTCCAAACTCTTAAAGACAAAGAAAGTAAAGAAGAAGAGGACTGGGGACGAATCGGAGTCATCCCATCAGTCAGTGGACAGAGGGGACGCTACTCCTGTCAGAGACGAACCAATGGACGATGTGCCTTCACTCCTTAAATCTCCTCCTTCTTCCTCAAAGGCTTCAGCCGCATCCTCTAAAGCTCCATCCTCTAAAGGCGCAGCCAGCAAACCCTCAACCAAGTCAACATCGAAGACTCAGTCCGATAAGACGAAGAAAGACAAGGCTCTGAAGGTCAAAGCTAAAGTCAAGATGGAGGGCGTGAGGGTTAAGACGGAGAAGGTGAAGAAAAAGACTGTGGAGGCAGTTgttaccaaaaagaaagactcttcctcctcttcctcttcctccgccACTAAGCCGCTAAAGACCGTTAAACCTAAACAAGAAGATACCCCAAACCCAACTACCCCTAAAAAGGAAAAGAGTAAAAGCTCAGCAGTGAGGCCCCCCCTGCTAAAGACCCCTCCACTGTCCTCTCTACACCATCCCTCTCTTCACGACGGGCTTCGCCAGGGCCACGACATCCACGGGAGAAGGGATCTCCCCCAGGGCGGTGGTCTCCTCCCCCTCCCTCACCAACACGgactccctctcctcctccaccGCCCTCCCTCCCCTGACAGTCGGAGGAGAATGGGTGAGGAGGGCCGCTCTATTCTCGGACCACCTCCTGGAAAGCTGAGGAGAATTGATGGGCTTGGGGGTGGAGTTGATATCATGTCCCATTCCCACATGTCTCACCAGCCCCCCATGTCTCACCAGCCCCCCCTCCACCGACTCTCCCACTCAGACAGACCTGGTCTTCTTCCCATACCAGGGAGCCGCGAGATGGGCCGGGGAGAAGCAGAGCGAGGGTCCATCCGACCGCTCATGGACCTTCAG GTGAAGCCCCTGACCCAGAGGAGGATCAAGTTGAACAGAGATCTGGGGAGAAAAGGCAGCACTGAGACCCCACCCTCAGACAGAGCCCCGTCGGGTCCCGAGAAGACGCCCTCCACCTCGGACCGATCAGCTGCGGCTAACGTGTCCGAAGGAGACCGAGCCAGCAGTGCAGCAGAAGGTGCCGGACGGAAGGAGCGGTCTGCATCTGCTGAGAGGGGGGTCTCCAGAGAGAGACCAGGAAGTGCTGGAGACAGACCTCAGGGATCGGACAGGGAGCAGAGCAGAACCTCGGGACAGGACAGAGAGCGAGACAGAGGGtctgacagagacagagagagaggcacTGCGTCtgagagggacagagagagaggcacGCCGTCCGACAGAGaccgagagagagacaggggatCACAGAAGATCGCAGTCACGGTGGAGAGAGACCCTGAAGCTGAGAGGTCGGTGAGGACGGAGCGAAAGAACTCCGGTTCAGGAGGGCGGTCTGTCTCTCTGGATAAAATGACCATCGCAGAGAAGTCGTCCACCTCCAGGAGCTCCACAGAGCCTCAGGAGAAGCCGAGCACATCCTCCAAGGAGAAAGGCGAAGGGTCAGAACGATCGGCTAAATCTCACAG GAGTGTGTCGAAGGACAGAGCTGAGAGGAGTGTCCCTGTAGGAGAGAagccagctgctgctgctgctgctcctcctcctcctcctcacagagAAG CAGTTAAAGACAGTGAGGTGCCAGTTGCTAAAAGCAAACCGAAGATCAGCAGGAAGGTCCTGACCAGCTCCACAAA GTCAACTCAAGAAACAAAGCGAGAGTCAGACAAAGATCAGAAGAGTGCCTCCTCCAAACCTGCAGAGCAGCCTCCCTCCAGCCCTGTGGGCGCCCGCAGCCCGAGCCTCAGCCCGGCAGCGAGCCCCGCCAGGGAGGAGCCGGTCATCCAGCCCCCCCCTCGCTCCAAGTGGGAGAGAGAAGAGGACGAAGAAGGCCAGGAAAACGGACTTACTGCGCCCAAGGAGCCCTCACCAGCACCACAGAAGAGCCGAGGCAGGGAGGGGCAGAGCGAAGCACCCAAACCCGTCAGGGGGGAGGGGCCGGATGCAAccagggaggagaggagaggagtcgCAAGGGAAGAGAAGAAGGCGAGGGCACCCAGGGAAGAGGGTAAAGGTGTGCGGACGACACAGACAAATTCTGACAAACCAACCAAAATCAAACttgggagggaggaggggagaggggggagagaggaagGCAGAGCTGCAAAGAGAGATGAGGGGCGAGGAGTGACAGGGAAGGAGGAGAGGGCTGCAGAAggcagagggggagggggaCCAGAGCCCAGGAGACAGCGCCTGTGCTCGGACCTCGGTCGGGAGACAGACGAGGCCGCCTTTGTGCCCGACTACAGCGAAGGAGAGGGGTCAGAGGcggagagagggaggagcggCAGCGTCTCCAACAGCCAACCctccacccccacccccacccctaGCAACCACAGCGGCACGGCAACATCCACCACCGgggacaagaagaagaagaaacacaagAAACATAAGAAACACAAGAAGCACAAGAAGCACAGCGTCCAGGAGAAAGAAGGAGAGCAGAAGGAGCACAAGCacaaacacaagaaaaagaaacacaaaAAGAGCAAGGACAAAGATGTggaggaggaagacgaggagaAGATGGAGAAAGCAGAGGAAGTGGCTTCTTGCTAA